In one window of Macrobrachium rosenbergii isolate ZJJX-2024 chromosome 27, ASM4041242v1, whole genome shotgun sequence DNA:
- the LOC136853286 gene encoding ionotropic receptor 21a-like: protein MVVVVSEDPKFIKAFADHSLQGRLLVWSSRLLLVTGLPLSSLQSLLKEHWTFSMMNAIVLNAEMTLRDIRWNIYNYLPYSSSGAVVVRIASWTNKRGFTPFGHIHLFPEKYSNFHGATVNITALTYAPYWTTIKTDNPDGTVTETYKGTDAMLLKAIAGALNFKVYNIPTKNWDEVAQRVTERASFMATVFHFVFPQRMDRYDYSYTYEFASMAFCASKPQLSPKWEALYYPLADAVWLAIVVVLLIVPVLLFALNRISHSLYQAKRIRTGFVAEVIVGTLLSQPLSKWLPMTASVRVLMTTWLVFAFIIGTVYRGNLTASLTLPKYPPRAETIEDLIKTVDSVISPPYGAEFRAFFQQSDSVEFQTLARLMDVGPTVMEGLQRAADKNEAYMDGKRYIEQNIAQYFTRADGSTKLYVGRENVLPGLAAWPIPYDAPFRPQLDRLMMAVLEGGLYEKWGVDTLNEARLESQRRQKQLQVQQAAEEKLPTDDEEQIIRSLTITHLQGPFLLLILGLAMAAFSLVGEIVAQNHS, encoded by the exons ATGGTTGTGGTTGTGAGTGAAGACCCAAAATTCATCAAGGCTTTCGCGGACCATTCGCTCCAAGGGCGACTGCTGGTGTGGTCTTCGAGGCTTCTCTTGGTAACAGGTCTCCCTCTGTCATCCCTTCAGTCTCTCCTGAAGGAGCACTGGACTTTTTCCATGATGAACGCAATAGTCCTCAACGCTGAGATGACTCTTCGTGACATaag GTGGAACATCTACAACTACCTGCCCTACAGCAGTTCCGGAGCAGTTGTCGTTCGAATTGCTTCGTGGACAAACAAGAGAGGATTTACTCCATTTGGGCACATTCATTTGTTTCCAGAAAAGTACTCCAA CTTCCACGGAGCAACCGTAAACATCACGGCCTTGACCTACGCCCCTTATTGGACTACCATAAAGACTGACAACCCAGACGGAACAGTTACTGAGACTTACAAAGGGACTGACGCCATGCTTCTCAAAGCCATAGCGGGAGCCCTCAACTTCAAGGTTTACAACATTCCGACTAAAAACTGGGATGAG GTTGCCCAGAGAGTCACTGAGAGAGCCTCCTTCATGGCCACCGTGTTCCATTTCGTGTTCCCCCAACGCATGGACCGCTACGATTACTCCTACACATATGAATTCGCTTCCATGGCCTTCTGCGCCTCCAAGCCCCAGCTAAGCCCCAAATGGGAAGCACTTTATTACCCGCTGGCAGATGCTGTCTGGCTGGCCATTGTGGTTGTGTTGCTCATTGTACCAGTTTTGTTGTTTGCG TTAAACCGTATCAGCCATTCGCTTTATCAAGCCAAGAGGATCAGGACTGGCTTCGTGGCAGAGGTGATAGTAGGCACCCTTTTGTCCCAGCCTCTCTCCAAATGGTTGCCCATGACCGCTTCTGTACGCGTCCTGATGACTACTTGGCTCGTCTTCGCATTCATCATCGGGACGGTCTACAGGGGAAACCTCACTGCGTCTCTAACCTTGCCCAAGTACCCACCTAGGGCTGAAACCATAGAGGACCTAATCAAAACTGTGGacag CGTAATCTCTCCCCCATATGGAGCAGAATTCCGAGCATTTTTTCAGCAGTCGGATTCTGTGGAATTCCAGACTCTTGCTCGATTAATGGATGTTGGGCCTACAGTCATGGAAGGACTCCAAAGAGCCGCCGACAAAAA TGAAGCCTACATGGATGGGAAGCGATACATCGAACAAAATATTGCCCAGTACTTCACCAGAGCAGACGGAAGCACGAAGTTGTACGTTGGAAGGGAGAACGTGCTGCCTGGGCTCGCTGCCTGGCCCATCCCCTATGACGCTCCGTTCAGACCCCAGTTAGACAGGCTCATGATGGCTGTTCTTGAG GGAGGACTGTATGAAAAATGGGGAGTTGACACACTAAACGAAGCCAGGCTTGAGAGTCAAAGGAGGCAGAAGCAGCTCCAGGTGCAACAGGCAGCAGAGGAGAAGTTGCCTACTGACGACGAAGAGCAGATTATACGATCTCTCACCATCACTCACTTGCAAGGACCTTTCTTGCTCCTCATTCTCGGCTTGGCTATGGCTGCTTTCTCTCTGGTTGGGGAAATTGTTGctcaaaatcattcataa